Part of the Rhizobium sp. CCGE531 genome is shown below.
GCGCGGTGTGAAGCTCGTCGTCTCCGATGCTCATGAGGGCCTCAAGGCCGCCGTCACCAAGGTTCTCAGTGCCACATGGCAAAGATGCCGGGTTCACTTCATGAGGAACGTGCTGGCGCACGCCGGAAAGAGCGGCAGACGCGTCGTATCCGCCTTCATCGCCACTGCTTTTGCTCAGGACACATCGGAGGCGGCGAGCACCCAGTGGCGCAACGTCGCCGTCCAGATCCGGCCGAAAGTGCAGAAGCTCGCCGCCATCATGAATGATGCCGAAGAGGATGTGCTCGCCTGCATGACCTTCCCGAAAGAGCACCGGGTCAATTGCATTCAACAAATCCGATCGAACATCTCAATGGCAAATCAAGCGACGCACCGAGGTCGTTGGCATCTTTCCCAACGACGAAGCCATCGTCCGTCTCGTCGGCGCACTGCTGCCCGAGCAAAACGATGACTGGGCCGTCCAGCGTGCCAGGTACATGACACTTGAGACAATGGCATCAATGAGCGATGATCCGGAAATCAGCCTGCCTGCAGTCACGCGCTGAAATCCCACTCCGGCGCTCGCCGGAAAACACGGCTACCTGCCGGAAGCTACACCAATCCCTTAGGCTGAGACACGATCGGGAAACGTGAAACAGCGCATGGGTAGTGCCTCCGGATGACGCTGGTCCGAGTTGAGTCGGCAATTCCGGGCCGTCCTCATTTCGAAGCTAGGCGTACTGAGCTATCGGCGCGAATATCGCCTCTCTTTGAACGTGGCGAGCGACGGCAACCTTGTTACGGATGGAAGTCTGCCGAACCTCTTGTTGACGATCCAGGATCGTTGATCGGATGTGTGGAGGGGCGGAATGTTCGGTCGCCTGCGTAGAGGGGGCACCTCTGGCGATCTCGCGTTTCGTAAGCCAACCAAACCGCCTTCGCGTGGATGACTGGCTCAACGCTTGCAGGCGCGCGCCCTTTGCCGGTTTGTCGCGTATTCGCGCGAAGCTTCGCGTTCTGCCGCGCGACGATCAAGGTGGAAGTTCCTCCCAGATCGCCGCGCTATAGCGTTCCGCCATTCGTTCCGCTGATCCTTGTCGATTATAGTTTATATCGAGGCCACCACGCGTGCATCAATCTAAATCAGACGCAAGTTCACGTCCCTAAGCCAATATCCCGCCATGCCTCGACGCTCGGTGGTCCAGCGCAGACTGATATTTTAGTACGCTCGCCGATCTCATAGACGACCGCGCCAACGGTCATCGGTTCCGTCGCCAGTTGCGGGGCAACTAGCGAAACCTCACCGCCGGCCCGGCATGCCGCCAGTGCCGCCTTGACATCATCCGTGGTTACCCGCACGTCATCAAGATCGAGATGCAAGCTTTGGAGGCGACCGCGCGAACTATCGCTTCCTGCGAGGGGTATTGTCGCCGAACGCCTGTCGTCGCTCGCAAGCGGATGATTGGTATGCAGCGAACATCTAGACTTAGTAGCGAGCGGCAATACTTTGCCCGCGGAGCATTCGACAGTCGCGATGTTCTGACGGTCTCCCAATTGATAGTTCTGTCCCGAGGCGTGCGGAACGTCATGCAGGAACCTAATGGCGTCCGACACGCTCGAGCAGGCGAGGGCGCCTCGCATCACGAAAGCCACTGGCAACCCTGTCGGGCTGACAGCCAGTTGTGATAAGGTGTTCACACAGACGCCGACCCCGCGCTCGGACACGCCCATCAGGCCAATCAGACCTGCAGATGTGAAGACCATGGTCTCACCGGCTTCCGAGTCCTGCGTTTTCAGCAAAACCTGCGCCCCGTCGTGCCATCGTGGCAAGTCCATTGTTTGAGCAATTATTGTCGGGATAGGCCCGCAGGGGGCGATTGCAAGGCTGGAGCAATGTCCGTCTCCAGTGGAGCGGCCGAACCACCACTCCTCATCCAGTAGCTGGAGCGCAAATGCGGTTTCGTGGGCGATGTTGGATCCTTCCGCTATTCCTGCAACCTCTTCGGCGAGGTGGGGTGTGTATCGCTTCACCGCATCGCCGAACCGTGTTGCCGCCAAGAAGCGCGGAATGAACGTCTTGGCGGTGACGCCGTAGGCTTCCGCGATGGCGTCATGCCAGCGCATTATCTTTTCAGCGATAGCGGTGCGCAGCGCTTCTCCATGAGTGCGTCCTCGTTGACGGGGCGACCCAGCGCAGTCAATGACGGAAAGGAGATCGGTCTTCATTGGTCCTCCAATTTAAATGCGTGTCGCAAGCGGTGTTGCAACGGTATCGGCGTTTCAATCTCAGAACACCTCGAGAAGACGCTTCGTACGTGGTGTTAGGATTTCGAAACCTTCCTCTGTAATTGCAATGGAATCACCGAACCCGGCGGCGACCTCCCCAAACACTCTGAACGAGTAGCACGCGTGGAAGCACATCCCCGGCACGAGAATCTGGTCAGACTCTGCCAGCCAGATCGAGTTTTCAGGCCAGGACGGAGGAAAGGCCAGGCCGACGGGATAGGCCTTCCACGACCTGAATTTCTCAGTCAGGTAGTCAGCCAAAGTGGAGCCTACTATTCGGGTTCCAAGGCGAGTTCGCGCGTCCAAACTCATCAGTTCGCACTTCGTGCTAGTCAGAACGTCTCGCATAGTTCGGCGGGGCTTCAGATTGCTATAAAGTGTCTCAAGACAATGGAGCGCGACATCTGACAGAAGGCGTGTACTATCTGACGCACGCCCTGCTATCGCCGTGGAATAAAGCGGCGCGTTATAGCGCTCATGGACCCCGCTCATCTCCATGATGATGGGGTCGCCCCGCTTGATCTTGTTCCTACGAAACGAAGAATGCACTATAGCATGCCAATCTCCGGTACGGATGATGGGATCAATGGAGAAATATTCACTGCCTGCGCGGATCATACCTGCAGACGCCGCCGCGGCAATGTCATTGTCGGTGATGCCCTCCTGGATGATCGCTTCTGCTGCCGTCAGACCAGCTACCGAATAAAGCCCGGCCTTGCGCATATAGGTAATCTCTGTTGGGGACTTTACGGCACGAATGCGAGTGACCAAACCGGACGCATCGGCCACTATTGCATTAGGAAATGCAGAGCACAGTTTCGAGTAGGCATACGGAGTTAGTCCCTTTTGCCGACTCTCCAAGCCAATTTTTTTCGGCGTTGAATTTAAACTGTCTATGATTAAGGCTAGTTCCGTACCAGCCTCATCCATGCGACTCCACATTATCGACTCGATGCGCTCGACATTAGTATGGACGCGGCCAAGATCGACCTCCAGATCGCAAACATGGAGAACTAGGTTTCCCTGCGCAGGAAGGATCAAGCAGGAATACCAGTCCGATACCAATGTTTGAAAACCTGTTAGATAGCAGATATTGGAAAGGTCGGTAACGAGCAGCACGTCAATCTCAGCTTGCGCCATTTTCTCGCGCACGCGCTGAACGCGATAGTTGTAGTCTTTCTGCTCGAAAGCCGTAAACTTAAACGGTTGAACCTTTGGAGTCGCTTCAGTAGTAGTCATTGAACGATGCTTTCTGTGATGGTGGAGGCGTCGGGCGCAACGGCATACGCCTAAATGCGTCCGGGCGAACTCGGCTCGAATGCTGGATGAGAAAGAGCCTTTTCTGTGTTCTGCGTGTCGGTTCGCCGGTCGACTAATTTCCGCAGTTTATCTGCACTCACTCGGTGCAGTGTCCACAACGATCCTGTCCGATTCTCGAACTGCGAGTCTCCATCTTTAGTTGAGGAAACAACAAGCGCGGTTGCGATGCGGCAGTTACTCTCGTCTGAAGCTAGACCATTTGTAATTCCCTGTGTTTGTGGCTGGGACAAGCCTCAGTCTGCTCCTTTCAGCGACATCGGTACTTCTGATAGTTAGAATGCATAGCGAACTCTCTCCTGCAATGCAACACATGTTTTATAAGTTCAACTTGTGATGCAAACGTCCCGCTCTTTTTCAGGAGGACAAGGTCCTTGGGTCTTGTGATCAAAGAACCTCTGGACCTCTGGACCTCTGGACCTCGTACGCATTCGGCGAGTACCGCATTAATTTCGTATTTGCACGTGATAAGCTCTCGCAATGGATATCGACGAAGACAAGATCGACGATGCGGTGCTGGCGCTGTTGTGGCTGACGCTGCATGACGGGTATCGAGCCTGGAAGGGTTTGGACTGGGAGACGACGGATCGTTTGTTCAAGAAGGGGCTGATCGCCGATCCGGTGAACAAGTCGAAGTCGTTGATCTTAACGGATGAAGGCCTGCAACGGTCAGAGGAGCTGTTTCGGGAACTGTTTACGCGGCCGCCGCAATAGGTGCCGCCTTTTCGGCCTTCCAAGCCCACGGCAACAACTCGTCGATCCTGTTTGCCGGGTGGTCGGCGATACGGGCAAGCACATCGGCAAGCCAGGCCTGCGGATCGACATGGTTCATCTTTGCGGTGACGATCAAACTGTACATGGCGGCAGCTCGTTGACCACCACGGTCGGAGCCGGCGAATAGCCAAGCCTTTCTTCCCAATGCAATTCCGCGCAGCGAACGCTCTGCCGCGTTGTTCGACAGGCAGATCCGGCCATCGTCGAGGAAACGAGTAAACGATACCCAGCGGTTCAACATGTAGTCGAACGCTTTGGCCAGATCATTGTCGCGAGACAGCTTGGCACGTTGCTCGCGCACCCACCGCTCCATGTTGGCGATCAGTGGCTTGCTATGCTGCTGACGCGTCGCCTTGCGCTCATCGGCCGTCTGGCCATTGATCTGACGTTCGATCTCGAACAGCGCATCGATCCGGCGCACCATCTCGATGGCGATTGGTGAGATGACGGCAGCGGGTTTGCCCTGAGCCTTGCGCCGGGCATTGGCCTCGAGATCGGCCATGATGAAGAATGGTCGCCTTGCGTGCGCCCAGCACGCTGCCTCATAGATCGGACCTGGACTGCGATCAGGAAGATAGAGCTTGGTAATACCGCCATAGGCATCTGCTTGCAGGATGCCGCAATAGCCGGCCAGATGCGCCTGCGGATGGTCACCGCTGCGGTCGCGGGAATAATAGAACATCGCCGACGGCGGCGCCGTGCCACCGAACGGGGCATCATCGTGCACATATGTCCAGATCCGAGCAGTATCGGTCTTGCCGGCTGCGAGAACCGGAACCGTGGTATCGTCGCCGTGAATCTGGAGGGTTATTTGAGGGCGCATCAGGCGGTCCGGCGAATTCGGGCGACCTCATGTAAGCCGGATTGAACTAAGGCGCGGGTAGTTTGACGCTGCTATGGGGAATTTTAGAGCACGCCCGCCGGAGCGGTACCGGGAACAATTTAGCCACGGCCGGTCCATCGGGAAGATAGGTCGAATGTACGCTTTCAGGAGCGGTTTGCCGTACGTTTCGGGGATCTATTTGCGAAATGGGTCGGTACCGGCGGTCTTTTGACCTGGCTAAGGTCAAGCGATATCGCACGCTGGAGATGCGCTGGGTCTGTGGTCGTA
Proteins encoded:
- a CDS encoding C45 family peptidase, with the protein product MKTDLLSVIDCAGSPRQRGRTHGEALRTAIAEKIMRWHDAIAEAYGVTAKTFIPRFLAATRFGDAVKRYTPHLAEEVAGIAEGSNIAHETAFALQLLDEEWWFGRSTGDGHCSSLAIAPCGPIPTIIAQTMDLPRWHDGAQVLLKTQDSEAGETMVFTSAGLIGLMGVSERGVGVCVNTLSQLAVSPTGLPVAFVMRGALACSSVSDAIRFLHDVPHASGQNYQLGDRQNIATVECSAGKVLPLATKSRCSLHTNHPLASDDRRSATIPLAGSDSSRGRLQSLHLDLDDVRVTTDDVKAALAACRAGGEVSLVAPQLATEPMTVGAVVYEIGERTKISVCAGPPSVEAWRDIGLGT
- a CDS encoding Xaa-Pro peptidase family protein gives rise to the protein MTTTEATPKVQPFKFTAFEQKDYNYRVQRVREKMAQAEIDVLLVTDLSNICYLTGFQTLVSDWYSCLILPAQGNLVLHVCDLEVDLGRVHTNVERIESIMWSRMDEAGTELALIIDSLNSTPKKIGLESRQKGLTPYAYSKLCSAFPNAIVADASGLVTRIRAVKSPTEITYMRKAGLYSVAGLTAAEAIIQEGITDNDIAAAASAGMIRAGSEYFSIDPIIRTGDWHAIVHSSFRRNKIKRGDPIIMEMSGVHERYNAPLYSTAIAGRASDSTRLLSDVALHCLETLYSNLKPRRTMRDVLTSTKCELMSLDARTRLGTRIVGSTLADYLTEKFRSWKAYPVGLAFPPSWPENSIWLAESDQILVPGMCFHACYSFRVFGEVAAGFGDSIAITEEGFEILTPRTKRLLEVF
- a CDS encoding DUF6429 family protein, with the translated sequence MDIDEDKIDDAVLALLWLTLHDGYRAWKGLDWETTDRLFKKGLIADPVNKSKSLILTDEGLQRSEELFRELFTRPPQ